One segment of Chionomys nivalis chromosome 1, mChiNiv1.1, whole genome shotgun sequence DNA contains the following:
- the Atp6v1e1 gene encoding V-type proton ATPase subunit E 1: MALSDADVQKQIKHMMAFIEQEANEKAEEIDAKAEEEFNIEKGRLVQTQRLKIMEYYEKKEKQIEQQKKIQMSNLMNQARLKVLRARDDLIADLLNEAKQRLSKVVKDTTRYQVLLDGLVLQGLYQLLEPRMIVRCRKQDLPLVKAAVQKAIPMYKIATKKDVDVQIDQEAYLPEEIAGGVEIYNGDRKIKVSNTLESRLDLIAQQMMPEVRGALFGANANRKFLD; this comes from the exons ATGGCCCTCAGCGATGCAGACGTACAGAAGCAG ATCAAGCACATGATGGCTTTCATCGAACAagaagccaatgagaaggcagaggaaatcGACGCAAAG GCAGAAGAAGAGTTCAACATTGAGAAGGGTCGTCTTGTGCAAACCCAAAGACTGAAGATTATGGAAtactatgaaaagaaagaaaaacagattgagcagcagaagaaaat TCAAATGTCCAATCTGATGAATCAAGCAAGACTCAAAGTCCTCAGAGCAAGGGATGACCTCATCGCT GATCTGCTAAATGAGGCAAAACAGAGACTCAGCAAGGTGGTGAAAGATACTACCAGATACCAAGTGCTGCTTGATGGGCTGGTCCTCCAG GGCCTGTACCAGCTGTTGGAGCCCCGGATGATTGTGCGGTGCAGAAAACAGGATCTCCCTCTGGTGAAG GCCGCAGTACAAAAAGCAATTCCTATGTATAAAATTGCCACCAAAAAAGACGTCGATGTCCAAATTGACCAGGAGGCCTACCTGCCTGAGGAAAT AGCTGGTGGAGTTGAAATCTATAATGGGGATCGCAAGATAAAGGTTTCCAACACTCTGGAAAGCCGGCTGGACCTCATAGCCCAACAG ATGATGCCAGAGGTCCGGGGAGCCTTGTTCGGTGCAAATGCCAATAGGAAGTTTCTGGACTGA